One segment of Cystobacter fuscus DSM 2262 DNA contains the following:
- a CDS encoding SLC13 family permease — translation MALAIFLFTYVFIAGVRLPYPRLDRPGGALVGAVLMVVAGVVAPSQLFGSNEGSPHAVDMDTLILLLGMMLLADYLSRASFFRAAGAWALQKAHTPRLLLVAVAATSAFLSAFLVNDTVCLMLTPLVLVVVEDARLPPIPYLLAVCMASNSGSVATFTGNPQNMLIQGASKLPYAQFAAYMALPAIVSTAVVIAGLLYIFRHDLSHERFSTHPPPVPVDRPLLGLTLVTLFGVVAAFFAGLPMSWSALAGAAVVMTLARRVSPREALERVDYVLLLFFASLFVVVFGVNQAGWAEDIHRLFSPFMSGPPWRETLGFAGLTLVASNLFSNVPFVMLARPWVPTLQEPVLGWHVLALGSTLAGNLTLVGSVANLIVFEAARDKVSLSFLGYLRVGLPITLVSFVLALAVLLAEHALF, via the coding sequence TTGGCCCTCGCGATCTTCCTGTTCACCTACGTCTTCATCGCCGGAGTCCGCCTCCCCTACCCCCGGTTGGACCGCCCTGGCGGCGCGCTCGTGGGCGCCGTCCTCATGGTGGTGGCGGGCGTCGTCGCTCCCTCCCAGCTCTTCGGCTCCAACGAGGGCTCCCCTCACGCCGTCGACATGGACACGCTCATCCTCCTGCTCGGGATGATGCTGCTCGCCGACTACCTGTCACGCGCCTCCTTCTTCCGCGCCGCCGGCGCCTGGGCCCTCCAGAAGGCCCACACCCCCCGGCTCCTGCTCGTCGCCGTCGCCGCCACCAGCGCCTTCCTCTCCGCCTTCCTCGTCAACGACACCGTCTGCCTCATGCTCACCCCGCTCGTCCTCGTCGTCGTCGAGGACGCGCGCCTGCCTCCCATCCCCTACCTGCTCGCCGTGTGCATGGCGTCCAACTCGGGCTCGGTCGCCACCTTCACCGGCAACCCCCAGAACATGCTCATCCAGGGCGCCTCGAAGCTGCCCTACGCCCAGTTCGCCGCCTACATGGCCCTGCCCGCCATCGTCTCCACCGCCGTCGTCATCGCCGGGCTGCTCTACATCTTCCGCCACGACCTCTCCCACGAGCGCTTCTCCACCCATCCCCCTCCCGTCCCCGTGGATCGGCCCCTGCTCGGGCTCACGCTCGTCACGTTGTTCGGCGTGGTCGCCGCCTTCTTCGCCGGCCTGCCCATGAGCTGGAGCGCCCTCGCCGGCGCCGCCGTGGTGATGACGCTCGCCCGGCGCGTGTCCCCCCGCGAGGCGCTCGAGCGCGTGGACTACGTGCTGCTGCTCTTCTTCGCGAGCCTCTTCGTCGTCGTCTTCGGCGTGAACCAGGCCGGCTGGGCCGAGGACATCCACCGCCTCTTCTCCCCCTTCATGTCCGGCCCCCCCTGGCGCGAGACGCTCGGCTTCGCCGGACTCACCCTCGTGGCCAGCAACCTCTTCAGCAACGTGCCCTTCGTCATGCTCGCGCGCCCCTGGGTGCCCACCCTCCAGGAGCCGGTGCTCGGCTGGCACGTGCTCGCGCTCGGCTCCACGCTGGCCGGCAACCTCACCCTCGTGGGCAGTGTCGCCAACCTCATCGTCTTCGAGGCCGCCCGGGACAAGGTCTCCCTGAGCTTCCTCGGCTACCTGCGCGTGGGCCTGCCCATCACCCTCGTCAGCTTCGTGCTCGCGCTCGCCGTGCTGCTCGCCGAGCACGCGCTGTTCTGA
- a CDS encoding HEAT repeat domain-containing protein, with translation MRTGARPLFVVLALLVSSGCSGNRDQLLADLQSPRPEVRALAVKKLAEESRSEDLALFTRAAKDMAAIVRGEAAAALGKSQDPRVVDLLGELLEDSDVDVQGKAAMALAQVKNDKAKAYLTLQYGRRGRQTRQVIVQALMQANVPGPMAEVVAAESKGIWERNLLTLSEGSLPERVGAAEELGKSGRPEAFNRLLPLVRDSQVVLAAAAVRGLGDLGDKRAAPAILPLLDESFPELRESAITALVRLQEPQAIVRLQAVAGEKSAVSPLAMDGLLELPRQPQTDAALCAVALDAVTADAIRVARAMRDRGGCPLEPIAERLSRLPTAASGLQAVVGLGPSAKELLPKVLPFVSQPEASLRALAVDAVAAIADSSSAPVLQKAYEQELAAVKAARQDWISQPLPEKYGQGFDPSLPAATEADREALTKEKQSGLMSRVKALNAAKARELGRPLVQPRPPSELFDDVDASRLEPLAGLLRALGAVRAPGAMELLKGFTQESSVTLRTAALVGLTRLGPEGVAAARDGMFDPDRELIKALARALAEQGEAGQAVLVELLPKISNEKLVLLDALTHTGAPPSAVEALNTVVSEGGPESVLAATLLGRLKAKQAVPVLVKALEEPTSVGRRELLTALGEVGDGSVAEVVARDLYHDLPEIRAAAAAALARTGTGEQAGALDALKGDYYRRVREAATFALSKTATAAEGSR, from the coding sequence ATGCGAACCGGCGCGCGCCCCCTCTTCGTCGTCCTGGCCCTCCTCGTGTCCTCCGGGTGCAGTGGCAACAGGGATCAACTCCTGGCGGATCTGCAGAGCCCTCGCCCCGAGGTGCGAGCGCTCGCCGTGAAGAAGCTGGCCGAGGAGTCACGCTCCGAGGATCTCGCCCTCTTCACGCGCGCCGCCAAGGACATGGCCGCCATCGTCCGGGGCGAGGCCGCCGCCGCGCTCGGCAAGAGCCAGGATCCCCGCGTGGTGGATCTGCTCGGCGAGCTGCTCGAGGACTCCGACGTGGACGTCCAGGGCAAGGCGGCCATGGCGCTCGCGCAGGTGAAGAACGACAAGGCCAAGGCCTACCTCACCCTGCAGTACGGCCGCCGCGGCCGGCAGACCCGGCAGGTCATCGTCCAGGCGCTCATGCAGGCGAACGTGCCGGGCCCCATGGCCGAGGTCGTCGCCGCCGAATCCAAGGGCATCTGGGAGCGCAACCTGCTCACCCTGTCCGAGGGCTCGCTGCCCGAGCGCGTGGGGGCCGCCGAGGAGCTGGGCAAGAGTGGCCGCCCCGAGGCCTTCAACCGGCTCCTGCCGCTGGTGCGTGACAGCCAGGTCGTCCTCGCCGCCGCGGCGGTGCGGGGCCTGGGGGACCTGGGTGACAAGCGCGCCGCGCCCGCCATCCTCCCCCTGTTGGACGAGAGCTTCCCCGAGCTGCGCGAGTCCGCCATCACCGCGCTCGTGCGGCTCCAGGAGCCCCAGGCGATCGTCCGGTTGCAGGCCGTGGCCGGGGAGAAGAGCGCGGTGAGCCCCCTGGCCATGGACGGCCTGCTGGAGCTGCCCCGCCAGCCCCAGACGGACGCCGCGCTGTGCGCCGTCGCGCTGGACGCCGTCACCGCCGACGCCATCCGCGTCGCTCGCGCCATGCGCGATCGCGGAGGCTGCCCGCTCGAGCCCATCGCCGAGCGGCTGTCCCGCCTCCCCACCGCCGCCAGTGGACTCCAGGCGGTGGTGGGCCTCGGCCCCTCCGCCAAGGAGCTGCTCCCCAAGGTGCTGCCTTTCGTCTCCCAGCCGGAGGCCTCGCTGCGCGCGCTCGCCGTGGACGCGGTCGCGGCCATCGCGGACTCCTCCTCCGCGCCCGTGCTGCAGAAGGCCTATGAGCAGGAACTCGCCGCCGTGAAGGCCGCCCGCCAGGACTGGATCTCCCAGCCCCTGCCCGAGAAGTACGGCCAGGGCTTCGATCCCAGCCTGCCGGCCGCCACCGAGGCGGACCGCGAGGCGCTGACGAAGGAGAAGCAGTCCGGCCTCATGTCGCGCGTGAAGGCGCTCAACGCCGCCAAGGCACGCGAACTGGGCCGGCCGCTGGTGCAGCCGCGTCCCCCCTCGGAGCTCTTCGACGACGTGGATGCCTCGCGCCTGGAGCCCCTGGCCGGACTGTTGCGCGCGCTCGGCGCCGTGCGTGCTCCCGGGGCGATGGAGCTGCTCAAGGGCTTCACCCAGGAATCCAGCGTGACGCTGCGCACCGCCGCCCTGGTGGGCCTCACGCGGCTGGGGCCCGAGGGCGTGGCCGCCGCCCGGGACGGCATGTTCGATCCCGACCGGGAACTCATCAAGGCCCTGGCCCGGGCGCTCGCCGAGCAGGGCGAGGCCGGTCAGGCCGTCCTGGTGGAGCTGCTGCCCAAGATCAGCAACGAGAAGCTGGTGTTGCTCGACGCGCTCACCCACACCGGGGCGCCGCCCTCCGCGGTGGAGGCGTTGAACACCGTGGTGTCCGAGGGCGGTCCCGAGTCGGTGCTGGCCGCCACGCTCCTCGGCCGGCTCAAGGCGAAACAGGCCGTGCCCGTGCTGGTCAAGGCGCTGGAGGAGCCCACGAGCGTCGGCCGCCGGGAACTGCTCACCGCGCTCGGGGAAGTGGGCGATGGCTCGGTGGCCGAGGTGGTGGCGCGCGACCTGTACCATGATCTGCCGGAGATCCGCGCCGCGGCCGCCGCCGCGCTGGCGCGCACGGGCACGGGGGAGCAGGCCGGCGCCCTGGACGCGCTCAAGGGCGACTACTACCGCCGGGTCCGCGAGGCCGCCACGTTCGCCCTGTCGAAGACGGCGACCGCCGCCGAGGGCTCCCGCTGA
- a CDS encoding alpha/beta fold hydrolase, which produces MVRQMVVMGIVAMGVTAWAAESSPPPSKPQGPSPSRSGHLPINGLKLYYEVYGELGKSKTAPLLLIPGAFLSTDSMKPWVAAFAAKRSVIVFDQQGHGRTADTSRKMSYEQFGDDAAALLRALKVERADVMGYSQGGGVALQLALRHPTLVNSLW; this is translated from the coding sequence ATGGTTCGACAAATGGTGGTGATGGGAATTGTTGCCATGGGGGTGACGGCGTGGGCCGCGGAGTCGTCGCCTCCACCGTCCAAGCCGCAAGGACCGAGCCCTTCACGCAGTGGCCATCTGCCCATCAACGGCTTGAAACTCTACTACGAAGTGTACGGAGAGCTGGGCAAGTCCAAGACAGCTCCGTTGCTGTTGATTCCTGGAGCTTTCTTATCCACCGACTCAATGAAGCCTTGGGTGGCGGCCTTCGCCGCGAAGCGCTCGGTGATTGTCTTTGATCAACAGGGCCACGGGCGAACCGCGGACACTTCGCGGAAGATGTCTTACGAGCAGTTCGGCGATGACGCCGCGGCATTGCTGCGGGCCCTGAAGGTGGAGCGCGCGGATGTGATGGGCTACTCCCAAGGTGGAGGGGTGGCACTGCAGCTGGCGTTGCGTCACCCCACGCTCGTCAACTCTCTTTGGTAG
- a CDS encoding DUF2381 family protein, producing the protein MRHLLRWTQEVSTLTRLLPLLSLALLLMGATAGAQPPSPARERQERRVTLPSNPDEPGLEVRVAAGVTTYLRFDAALDKAAVEVESRTFRFTWVDVGDTLVALEPSVDLGAEEKLVVRVRYRDGASPAKATLALVTRPGVVDKEVEVVRRPRTLEALEAELAALKAHVRASGPAGLVFSGRLNRQGVRGRRLEDIRTTIQSGLEYATGEGYRAARWALAVVRVRNLPGQPPWVPGSVLLTRLDGTPVKVLSVDMDKAQLAPGEEGLVAVETEAPFWNAEDLLRLEIVDKSGTRHLSIPNVKL; encoded by the coding sequence ATGCGACATCTGCTACGGTGGACTCAGGAGGTATCCACCCTGACCCGACTTCTCCCGTTGCTCTCGCTCGCGCTCCTGTTGATGGGAGCCACCGCGGGAGCTCAGCCCCCGTCTCCCGCCCGCGAGCGCCAGGAGCGCCGCGTCACCCTGCCCAGCAACCCGGACGAGCCAGGCCTGGAGGTGCGCGTGGCCGCCGGCGTCACCACCTACCTGCGCTTCGATGCCGCCCTGGACAAGGCCGCGGTGGAGGTGGAGAGCCGTACCTTCCGCTTCACCTGGGTGGACGTGGGAGACACCCTCGTGGCCCTGGAGCCCTCGGTGGACTTGGGGGCCGAGGAGAAGCTGGTGGTGCGGGTGCGCTACCGGGACGGGGCCTCCCCGGCGAAAGCCACGCTCGCGCTGGTGACGCGCCCCGGGGTGGTGGACAAGGAGGTAGAGGTGGTGCGCCGCCCGCGCACGCTCGAGGCACTGGAGGCGGAACTCGCAGCGCTCAAGGCCCATGTCAGGGCGAGTGGACCCGCCGGGCTCGTCTTCTCGGGGCGCCTCAACCGCCAAGGTGTGCGGGGCCGACGCCTCGAGGATATCCGCACGACTATCCAGAGTGGGTTGGAGTACGCGACAGGCGAGGGCTACCGCGCCGCCCGCTGGGCGCTCGCCGTCGTCCGCGTGCGCAACCTGCCAGGGCAGCCACCGTGGGTGCCCGGCTCCGTGCTCCTTACCCGGCTGGACGGCACCCCGGTGAAGGTGCTCTCCGTGGACATGGACAAGGCGCAACTGGCTCCCGGTGAGGAGGGCCTCGTGGCGGTGGAGACGGAAGCGCCTTTCTGGAACGCGGAGGACCTCCTTCGCCTGGAGATCGTGGACAAGAGCGGCACCCGGCACCTTTCCATCCCCAACGTGAAGCTGTAG
- a CDS encoding cyclic nucleotide-binding domain-containing protein: MEARRLRDQANEAIARGRFGKAAELLEAYCALEPQDHQSRLRLGDTWVKGGDSRRAILAYQAAAEGFAREGLLPRAIATSKRILELDPSHQGVQHTLASLYARRGGTPVPPAPPAPPPRTALFIDLPPEIDEALEASLPERPPPPPAQPPPPPSPSPPGLRRRTMEVPAIRTPSEAPLPPAAPVPPEAPPSASFPELVIEADSLLHAVELAAAHAPGRGGGEEPVSAPPMGERALPEIPLFSDLPREAFIALFERCPLRRFPEGARIIEQGSRGNAFYVICSGRVRIVRESDGTTRELAVLGEGAFFGEMALLSGAPRSASVVGAAEETQVLEISAPVLGDLARLNPQVARALRRFCRQRLLSQVMNTSALFQPFGRKDRRELVERFRAREVRRGEVLIHEGQRVDGLYVVLSGEVAVSKGGQPLAHLREGELFGEMSLLNKTPATATVTAVRNASLLRLPREDFDTLILTHPQVLVLVSELTEARQRSTEVLLGGSATDARHTQSFEDLVLV; encoded by the coding sequence ATGGAGGCCCGGCGGCTCAGGGATCAGGCCAACGAGGCGATCGCCAGGGGCCGCTTCGGCAAGGCCGCCGAGCTGCTCGAGGCCTATTGCGCGCTGGAGCCCCAGGATCACCAGTCGCGGCTGCGCTTGGGCGACACCTGGGTGAAGGGCGGAGATTCGCGCCGCGCCATCCTCGCCTACCAGGCCGCCGCCGAGGGGTTCGCCCGCGAGGGCCTCCTGCCGCGCGCCATCGCCACCAGCAAGCGCATCCTGGAGCTGGATCCCTCCCATCAGGGCGTCCAGCACACGCTCGCGAGCCTCTACGCGCGCCGGGGCGGGACGCCCGTTCCCCCAGCGCCTCCCGCGCCCCCGCCCCGGACCGCGCTGTTCATCGATCTGCCTCCCGAGATCGACGAGGCCCTGGAGGCCTCCCTCCCCGAGCGACCCCCCCCACCGCCCGCTCAGCCGCCCCCGCCTCCATCTCCGTCTCCGCCGGGCCTGCGCCGGCGCACGATGGAAGTGCCGGCGATCCGCACGCCCTCCGAGGCACCGCTCCCCCCCGCGGCACCGGTGCCCCCCGAGGCGCCCCCGAGTGCGTCCTTTCCGGAGCTCGTCATCGAGGCGGACTCGCTGCTGCATGCCGTGGAGCTGGCGGCGGCGCATGCGCCCGGGCGCGGGGGAGGCGAGGAGCCCGTGTCGGCGCCCCCCATGGGCGAGCGGGCGCTGCCGGAGATCCCCCTGTTCTCGGACCTGCCGCGCGAGGCCTTCATCGCGCTCTTCGAGCGCTGCCCGCTGCGCCGCTTCCCCGAGGGCGCGCGCATCATCGAGCAGGGCAGCCGGGGCAATGCCTTCTATGTCATCTGCTCGGGCCGCGTGCGCATCGTGCGCGAATCCGACGGGACGACCCGCGAGCTGGCCGTGCTGGGCGAGGGGGCCTTCTTCGGCGAGATGGCGCTCCTGTCCGGGGCGCCGCGCTCGGCGTCGGTGGTGGGCGCCGCCGAGGAGACGCAGGTGTTGGAGATCTCCGCCCCGGTGCTCGGGGATCTCGCGCGCCTCAATCCCCAGGTGGCGCGGGCGCTGCGGCGCTTCTGCCGGCAGCGGCTCCTGTCGCAGGTGATGAACACCTCGGCGCTCTTCCAGCCCTTCGGGCGCAAGGACCGGCGCGAGCTGGTGGAGCGCTTCCGGGCCCGGGAGGTGCGCCGCGGCGAGGTGCTCATCCACGAGGGCCAGAGGGTGGATGGCCTCTACGTGGTGCTCTCCGGCGAGGTGGCCGTGAGCAAGGGGGGCCAGCCCCTGGCCCACCTGCGCGAAGGCGAGCTGTTCGGCGAGATGTCCCTGCTGAACAAGACGCCCGCCACCGCCACGGTGACGGCGGTGCGCAACGCCTCGCTGTTGCGGCTGCCCCGCGAGGACTTCGACACCCTCATCCTCACCCACCCGCAGGTGCTCGTCCTGGTGTCCGAGCTGACCGAGGCCCGTCAGCGCAGCACCGAGGTCCTCCTCGGCGGGAGCGCCACGGACGCCCGGCACACCCAGTCCTTCGAGGATCTGGTCCTCGTCTGA
- a CDS encoding pseudouridine synthase has product MAAERLQKYLARAGVASRRHAEELITSGRVTVNNEKVTELGSKVSPGDLVMVDGSLVTPPEESSYFLLYKPVGVVTTLSDPQGRPTVASYIEQTGKRLFPVGRLDYDAEGALLVTDDGALAHKLTHPSFQVPRTYLAKVKGSPDAATLDKLRGGVRLEDGMATPLSVDVFERAERNTWLKLVVAEGRPHLVKRLCAAVGAPVVRLYRPSYAGVSVDTLRPGELRPLSDSQVRQLQEVADGKATPADKEPKLPPRRHGRSAPGFEGDADDDDEVSEEAAAPRREERKPARAPAGRPERREAGPREGGSRPAFRSAAGGRAERNTWTPREDEQEAPSEERSERPARKSFGAGAERGERPARKPFGAGAGRGERPARKSFGAGAGRGERPERKSFGADAERGERPARKPFGAGAGRGERPERKSFGADAERGERPARKPFGAGAGRGERPERRSFGADAERGERPARKPFGAGAGAGRGERPERRSFGADAERGERPARKPFGAGAGRGERPERRSFGADAERGERPARKPFGAGAERGERPARKPFGAGAERGERPVRKPFGAGAERGERPARKPFGAGAGRGERPERRSFGADAERGERPARKSFGAGAGRGERPERGSFNADPTAERRVPARAPRSGPRGDIGERPARKTFGGAGGSFGKARPPREGAGAPRGRGPRKGR; this is encoded by the coding sequence ATGGCGGCAGAACGTTTGCAGAAGTACCTCGCGCGCGCGGGAGTGGCCTCGCGTCGGCACGCCGAGGAGCTCATCACCAGCGGGCGCGTGACGGTGAACAACGAGAAGGTCACCGAGCTGGGCTCCAAGGTGTCCCCGGGAGACCTGGTCATGGTGGACGGCTCGCTCGTCACGCCGCCCGAGGAGAGCTCGTACTTCCTGCTCTACAAGCCGGTGGGCGTCGTGACGACGCTGTCGGATCCCCAGGGCCGCCCCACGGTGGCCAGCTATATCGAGCAGACGGGCAAGCGGCTCTTCCCCGTGGGCCGGTTGGACTACGACGCGGAAGGGGCGCTGCTCGTCACGGACGATGGGGCGCTCGCGCACAAGCTCACGCACCCGAGCTTCCAGGTGCCGCGCACCTACCTGGCCAAGGTGAAGGGCTCGCCGGACGCGGCCACGCTGGACAAGCTGCGCGGCGGCGTGCGGCTCGAGGACGGCATGGCGACGCCCCTGTCCGTGGACGTGTTCGAGCGGGCCGAGCGCAACACGTGGCTCAAGCTCGTGGTGGCCGAGGGCCGCCCGCACCTCGTCAAGCGCCTGTGCGCCGCGGTGGGCGCTCCGGTGGTGCGCCTGTACCGGCCTTCCTACGCGGGCGTCTCCGTCGACACGCTGCGTCCCGGCGAGCTGCGGCCGCTCTCCGATTCCCAGGTACGCCAGTTGCAAGAGGTGGCGGATGGCAAGGCCACGCCCGCGGACAAGGAGCCGAAGCTGCCTCCCCGGCGGCATGGGCGCTCGGCGCCGGGCTTCGAGGGGGATGCGGACGATGACGACGAGGTGAGCGAGGAGGCGGCGGCGCCGCGGCGCGAGGAGCGCAAGCCGGCGCGGGCCCCCGCGGGCCGTCCCGAGCGTCGGGAGGCCGGTCCGCGAGAGGGCGGCTCTCGGCCAGCGTTCCGGAGCGCGGCCGGTGGCCGTGCCGAGCGCAACACGTGGACGCCTCGGGAGGATGAGCAGGAGGCGCCGAGCGAGGAGCGGAGCGAGCGTCCCGCGCGCAAGTCCTTCGGAGCGGGCGCCGAGCGCGGTGAGCGTCCGGCCCGCAAGCCCTTCGGCGCGGGCGCCGGGCGCGGTGAGCGGCCCGCGCGCAAGTCCTTCGGAGCGGGCGCCGGGCGGGGCGAGCGGCCCGAGCGCAAGTCCTTCGGGGCGGATGCCGAGCGCGGCGAGCGTCCGGCCCGCAAGCCTTTCGGGGCAGGGGCCGGGCGGGGCGAGCGGCCCGAGCGCAAGTCCTTCGGGGCGGATGCCGAGCGCGGTGAGCGTCCGGCCCGCAAGCCTTTCGGGGCAGGGGCCGGGCGCGGCGAGCGTCCCGAGCGCAGGTCCTTCGGCGCGGATGCCGAGCGTGGCGAGCGTCCGGCCCGCAAGCCTTTCGGGGCAGGGGCAGGGGCCGGGCGCGGCGAGCGTCCCGAGCGCAGGTCCTTCGGCGCGGATGCCGAGCGCGGTGAGCGTCCGGCCCGCAAGCCCTTCGGCGCGGGTGCTGGACGCGGCGAGCGTCCCGAGCGCAGGTCCTTCGGCGCGGATGCCGAGCGCGGCGAGCGTCCGGCCCGCAAGCCTTTCGGGGCGGGAGCCGAGCGCGGCGAGCGTCCGGCCCGCAAGCCTTTCGGGGCGGGAGCCGAGCGCGGGGAGCGTCCTGTTCGCAAGCCTTTCGGGGCGGGAGCCGAGCGCGGGGAGCGTCCTGCTCGCAAGCCTTTCGGCGCGGGTGCTGGGCGCGGCGAGCGGCCCGAGCGCAGGTCCTTCGGGGCCGATGCCGAGCGCGGTGAGCGTCCAGCCCGCAAGTCCTTCGGCGCGGGTGCCGGGCGGGGTGAGCGGCCCGAGCGTGGATCCTTCAATGCGGATCCGACCGCCGAGCGCCGGGTTCCCGCCCGGGCTCCTCGGTCCGGACCGCGCGGCGACATCGGTGAGAGGCCCGCTCGGAAGACCTTCGGAGGAGCGGGAGGCTCGTTCGGCAAGGCCCGCCCCCCGCGTGAGGGTGCTGGGGCGCCCAGGGGGCGAGGGCCCCGTAAGGGTCGCTGA
- a CDS encoding serine/threonine protein kinase: MTTHALHPDQLKPGDLVGPWLITQVLGRGGSSRVFKVERDGQPYSMKVALRPLSDSRAHLFEDKYPEEAYVEEKNTYRRLAREAAALFTYSSHPNLLRVYGVDFWPSPSTGYPFLVTDYVDGDTWHEWRWRTPPHATKLVSTFSDVVRTVGVLHARGVYHRDLKAENILIRRADGRPFLIDFGTARLPGALTQTMGLPEGVLHLLPPELLAYARTEAWKRGQPFQGGASADLYALGVLLYQALTDLHPFDPELPDKELLAVIASVPPVAPHLLNPLAPRALSDIAMKLLEKRPEDRYPSTEALLQALEAAAEKGSTSPAWKVPLFPAEESLAEQEEEVAPSPRLLAPEPKGPEEERPPLPIGEGRGAQPEGASTAPEVSPPSAEEQARPAPPAAAIPPRRAWGTQLLLGAVGLGVFGLALWLVLSTLAPPPEALLPGPRRSAKGSPPVPTAPRSSSSSLLAAWLCATAGLGCPAAQVKPPQPTDCPQEATEAMSQELKVRQGSPLEAIIDINQPGKPGEEGVYRDGPIISRITRGDGNLPVGTLLHGQLWTGPGIDELWDNERLPAVMGRYTQAILPDGRKYPVCIVLGDVDGRIAMEEGSKPGAFILGRNVPVSVVWRWP; this comes from the coding sequence ATGACGACGCATGCCTTGCACCCGGACCAGCTCAAGCCCGGTGACCTGGTGGGGCCCTGGCTCATCACCCAGGTGCTGGGCCGCGGCGGCTCCTCGCGCGTCTTCAAGGTGGAGCGCGACGGCCAGCCCTACTCCATGAAGGTGGCGCTCCGCCCCCTCTCCGACTCCCGGGCGCACCTCTTCGAGGACAAGTACCCGGAAGAGGCGTACGTGGAGGAGAAGAACACCTACCGTCGGCTGGCGCGCGAGGCCGCGGCGCTCTTCACCTACTCCTCCCACCCCAACCTGCTGCGCGTGTACGGGGTGGACTTCTGGCCTAGTCCCAGCACGGGCTACCCCTTCCTCGTCACCGACTACGTGGACGGGGATACCTGGCATGAGTGGCGCTGGCGCACGCCCCCGCACGCCACCAAGCTGGTGAGTACCTTCAGTGACGTGGTGCGCACCGTGGGCGTGCTGCACGCGCGCGGCGTCTACCACCGGGACTTGAAGGCGGAGAACATCCTCATCCGCCGCGCGGACGGGCGTCCCTTCCTCATCGACTTCGGCACCGCGCGCCTGCCCGGTGCTCTCACCCAGACCATGGGCCTGCCCGAGGGCGTGCTGCACCTGCTGCCGCCGGAACTGCTGGCCTACGCGCGCACCGAGGCGTGGAAGCGGGGCCAGCCCTTCCAGGGCGGTGCGAGCGCGGACCTGTACGCCCTGGGGGTGTTGCTCTACCAGGCCCTCACGGACCTGCATCCCTTCGATCCGGAGCTGCCAGACAAGGAGCTGTTGGCGGTCATCGCCAGCGTCCCTCCGGTGGCCCCGCACCTCCTCAACCCCCTGGCACCACGCGCCTTGAGCGACATCGCCATGAAGCTGCTGGAGAAGCGGCCCGAGGATCGTTACCCCAGCACCGAGGCGTTGCTCCAGGCGCTGGAGGCGGCCGCGGAGAAGGGGAGTACCTCCCCCGCATGGAAGGTGCCGCTCTTTCCCGCTGAGGAGAGCCTGGCGGAGCAGGAGGAAGAAGTGGCGCCTTCGCCGAGGTTGCTGGCGCCAGAGCCCAAGGGGCCTGAAGAAGAGCGACCGCCACTGCCCATCGGCGAGGGACGGGGCGCACAGCCGGAAGGCGCGAGCACGGCTCCGGAGGTGTCCCCGCCTTCAGCCGAGGAGCAGGCGAGGCCCGCGCCCCCTGCTGCCGCCATCCCTCCGCGCCGCGCCTGGGGGACCCAACTCCTGCTCGGTGCCGTGGGCCTTGGCGTGTTCGGCCTTGCCTTGTGGCTGGTGCTCTCCACACTCGCGCCCCCGCCCGAGGCGCTGCTGCCCGGGCCTCGCCGTTCCGCGAAAGGAAGTCCGCCCGTGCCCACCGCTCCTCGTTCCTCTTCCTCGAGTCTCCTCGCCGCCTGGTTGTGCGCCACCGCCGGGCTGGGGTGTCCCGCCGCGCAGGTGAAGCCTCCGCAGCCCACCGACTGCCCCCAGGAGGCCACCGAGGCCATGTCCCAGGAGTTGAAGGTCAGGCAGGGCAGTCCGCTCGAGGCGATCATCGACATCAACCAGCCCGGCAAACCCGGCGAGGAAGGCGTCTACCGGGACGGCCCCATTATCAGCCGCATCACTCGGGGGGATGGCAACCTGCCGGTGGGGACGCTGCTCCATGGCCAGCTCTGGACAGGCCCCGGCATCGACGAACTCTGGGATAACGAAAGGCTGCCGGCCGTCATGGGTCGCTACACCCAAGCCATCCTTCCGGATGGCCGGAAGTACCCCGTGTGCATCGTGCTGGGCGACGTGGACGGACGGATCGCCATGGAGGAGGGCTCCAAGCCGGGGGCCTTCATCCTTGGCCGGAACGTGCCGGTGAGCGTCGTCTGGCGCTGGCCGTGA